GTGGGCCACCACGTCGTGCAGCTCGCGGGCGATACGGCTGCGCTCCTCCAACAGCGTGCGCCTGGCCCGCTCCTCGGCGGTGAGGGAGGTCTGCTCGACGAGCTGTGCCTTGGCCTCGCGACGGCCGCGCAGGGCCGCGCCGAGGAGCACGACGATCCCGGAGAGGACGACCGCGATCACACCGGTGGGCGTGTAGTCCGGGCCGCCCCACAGCCCTTGCAGGACGTAGGTGACGAGCGCGGTCAGCGCCAGCGCCTCCACGGCGGCCCGGGTGCGGACGCGCAGGGAGAGCAGCAGGAGCACGAGCAGGTGGGCGATGATCCCGGCCGCCGTCCAGGGCCAGGTGAAGCCCCCCGCCGGCCCGCCGAGCTTGCCGTGCACGGCCAGGGCTCCCACCACGGTGGCCACCATGGACAGCCACCACCCCGCGACCGGCCGCCACATCGCCAGCACCACCGCGCCGCCCTGGGCGAGCCCGATGAGGAACGCCCAGGAGGACCGCAGCGATCCTTGGTCCCCGAGCTGGGCGACGGCGCCGAGCGTGACGCCGAACGCGGCCAGGCACAGCAGCCCGTGCGGCAGCCAGCGCATCCAGACCGACGGCGGCAGCGGATCCACGCGGACCGTCCACAGGTCGTCGCGCAGTGCGCGCAGCCAGCGCAGCGCCCAGCCTCTGGCCATGTGCTGGATCCCCGTTTCCGTCACGCGCCCCACCCTAGACACGCTCCACCTCCCCGGACCTCGTCCTTTCGGCCGGCCGATGCCTCAGGACGACCCGTGAGGCCACGTCCCGGCGACCGCCCTGCTCGTAGCAGCGGAACGCCGTCCAGCAGACGGCGAGGGCCAGGGCGAACACCGGTAGCCAGGCCAGGCGGGCCGCCACCCAGCCGAGGCCGTCGGGGACGGTGTGCAGGCCCGGGAGGTGGCCGGCGAGGAGGCCCATGGCCGTGGTCGCCATCAGTGCCGTCTGATGCCAGAGGAAGACTGTCATCGCGGAGAGGTTCACCAGGGCGACCGCCGCCCAGACCAGAGGGCGGCGCATCGCCCCGCGCAGCCGGTCGCGCAGCAGCAGCGCCAGACCGCACTGGGCCAGGCCGAAGGTGACCGCGGCCAGCGTCGGCGGGTTCAGGTTGGACACCGCGGCGCCGGGGACGCCGACCATCGACGCCGGATAGCCGGCCCACGCGACGAGTGCCGCCGTCGCCACCGCACCGCCCGTCAGCAGGATCCAGCCCGCCCGCCGACGCTCCAGCTCACCGCGCGTCCAAGCCGAGCCCAGCGTGTACGGCACGAGCCAGCCCGCGGCCACGTTGACCCAGCCGAGCCAGTCCGGGCCGCCGAGGCCGAAGCGGATCAGGTCGACATGGAGGACGACGGCGAGCGGCCACAGCGGGCTCAGGCGGGTCAGCAGCGGGGTGGCCGCCGTCAGCGCGGCGAACACCATGAGGAACCACATGGGCGACAACGCCAGCTTGACCAGCGTGCGGACCGTGCCGAACTCCGCGCCCGTCAGGAGCAGTCCGGCCGCCGCCACCGTCCACAGGGTGAGGACGGCCGCGACCGGTTTGAACAGCCGGGACAGGCGCGCGGCCAGCCATGCGCCGTACGTCGTCCCGCGGGCCCGCGCGGAGGTGTAGCTCCGCGTCGCCACATGACCGCCCACCAGGAAGAACACGGCGAGGGTCTGGAACGCCCAGGAGATCGGGGCCAGCCACGGCATGTGCTGCAACGGGCTCGCGGTGTGCAGAGCACCGCCGTCCGCCACGAGGGCGGTCACCAGCCAGTGGCCGAGGACCACGCCGAGGGTGGCGAAGGCCCGCAGGGCGTCCACGGCCCTGTCCCGGTCGGCGGGCGTCGCCGCGTCCAGGCGGGCGGCGCCCTCACGTATGCGCTCTCGGGCTGAACGCGGGGCCGAATGCGAGGTCGGATGCGGGGTCGGATGCGGGGTCGGTTCACGCATGGGTGACCTCCGAGGTCCTGCCCAGGACGATCCGGGCCAGGTTCGTCAGGGAGACCGAGCCGGGGTCGAAGTAGCCGCTGTGGCCGCCGTCGCCCGCCGCGAAGCGGCTCGCGCCGAAGGACGGGGACATGGGGTCGGTGCCGAAGCCGACGGTCGTACCGAACAGGTCCGTCTTGATGTGCGGTACCTCCGCCACCCAGTCGTCGGTGCCGCGGCCGGCCCAGACGCGGGCGCGGGTGTGCAGGGCCGTGGCGGTGTCCTCGCCGGTGCCGGGGCTGCCGAGCAGCACGAGGTCGGTCGCGTCCAGGTGGGATGCGGCGCGGGCGCAGACGACCGAGCCGTAGGAGTGGCAGAGGAGGGAGACGGTCGGGGTCGGGCCGACGATGCCTCGGAGTTGGCGTATGAACTGCCGTAGGTGCGGGGCAGCTTGGTCCGCCCTGCCGGTGGTGGTGACCGTCGTACTGATGGTGTCCGGCGTCTTGTAGCCGAGCCAGGCGATGACCGCTGTGCGGGGCTCTGTGTGGTTCAGCTCGCGTCGGAGGGCGGTCGCGTCGGCGCGGAAGCGGGCGTAGGTGTCGAGGGAGGTGTCGGAGCCGGGGACCAGGACGGCGATGTGGTCGGCGTGCGCCAAGTCGCCGAAGACCTCGGTGGCTTGGCCTTCGCCTCGGCCGTCGAAGTGGAGGAGGTCGCGGGTGGGGGTGGCCAGGGCCCGGTCGGCCGTGGCTCGGTGTGTGTCGCCGTGGGCGGCTGCCATGCGGGAGGCTTCGGCGGCGTTTTCTCTGTTCGCCGCGTAGGCCTTGTCCAGGGTGGCCGCAGTCAGGTGGGGCAGCGTGGCTGGGGCCGGAGCCGGTATCTCCGGGCGGGCTGCGGCGGAGAGGGGGAGTACTACCGCGGTGGTGATGAGGGTGGCGAGGGTGGCTCGGCGCCATGTGTGGGTGCGGCGGGGTGGGGGTTCGGGCTGGGGCGTTTCGCTTGCCCGCGCTGGCGGGGTGCCGCCTGCGCCCACCCGTGCCGCCCCAGCGGCACGACTGCCCGCAGGCTGCGCTGACATACGGTGGATCGAAAACCCCATGTCCGTCTCCCCCTCCCAGTCCGCCCGTCCATCGGGCCTGTCTGAGTGGGAAATTACGGATCCGGACGCCTCGTCCGCGTCCCGCCGGGGAGCTCACATCCGCCGTAGCTCTCAGGTATTACGGGTATGAAAGGGGCCCGCCCTCAAAGCCCCTCACCACACCCTCAACCGCCCCGCACCACGCCCCCCAACCGCTGCCGTCACCACACCCCAACCGCCCCTCACCAAGCCAACTGCGCAAGCTCCTCCACCACCACCGCACACGCGTCCGCCGCCGGATCGATCAGCGGGAAATGGCCCACGTCCTCCAGCAACGTCACCCCCACCACCTCCCCCGCCTTCGCCGCCGCGTCCGCGTACGCGTCGGCGACCGCCTGCGGCACCACGTCGTCCGTACGCCCCTGCACCAGCGTCGTCGCGATCCCCGTCGGCAGCAGCAACGCAGGGTCGGCGTACGACTGCCGGGACGCGAAGTGCTCCTCGCCGCCCAGGAGTTGCAGTGCCGCGCCCCCGCACACCCCCAGCTTCTCCGCCACCGCGAAGTCGGCGATGGGGGCCAGCGCCACCACACCCCGCAGTGGTGGGGGCCGGTCCACGCGCCAGCCGGAATCAGCCGGCAGCATGTGCCGGGCCGCGGCCCACAGCGCCAGGTGCCCGCCCGCCGAGTGCCCGGTGACCACCGTGCGGCGCGGGTCGGCCTGCGGAAGAGCCGCTCGTACCAGCGCCGGCAACGCGTCCATCGCCGCCGCCACGTCGTCGAAGGTGTCCGGCCAACGCCCGGCGACCGGCCCGCCGGACGCGTCCTGCCCCGGCAGCAGCGCCCCCCGCCGGTACTCCACGTTGGCCACGGCGAAGCCCCGCCGCGCCAGAAAGTCCGCGAACGGCGTGATGTGCCGTCGGTCGTACGGCGCCCGCCACGCACCCCCGTGCAGGACGACCACCAGCGGAGTGAGAGCACCCGCCGGGATCTCACCCTTCGGAGCGTAGAAGTCGATCACCTGGTCGGGGTGGTCGCCGTACGCGGAACTGACGTCGGGGTCGACGGGCGGGTGGGAGAACGCCGACTCCTCCTCGGCGGCGGCCCGGGCTGCTGCGGAGTCGTCGGGCATGCTCCAACCTCTCAGCGTTGAAACGCAATTGGATGAGAATTCGCGAGAAACTTCGACTGCTGGCGGGGACGGTATCAGGCCCGTGACGTGCGCGGACACAGGGATGTCACGCTCGGTGAGGGTTAAACGGTTCTGCTGTTTCGTTACGCTGGGCCCGTCGGAGCCCGCGTCGAAGCCCGTCTCGTACGACAGTCCCCCACAACCGTCCCCATGGAGGCCGATATGTCCGCCGAACCCGGCACCGTACGTCCCGGAGGGCGTACCGCCCGTGTCCGCGCGGCCGTGCTCCAGGCGGCCGGTGACGTCCTCGCCGAGCACGGTTTCGCGCATCTCGACCTGGCCGACGTGGCCCGCCGCGCCGAGGTCGGCAAGACCACCGTCTACCGGCGCTGGGGCTCGGTGACCGGTCTGGTCGCCGACCTCCTCGCCGACATGGCCGAGCAGTCGCTGCCGCGCGAGGAGACCGGCACCGTGCTGGGCGACCTCCGCGCCAACGCCCGCCTCGTGCAGCGCACCCTCGCCGATCCCCGCCAAGGCGCCCTGTTCCGCGCGGTGATCGCCGCGGCCACCTGCGACGAACGCACGGCGGACGCCCTGCGACGGTTCTACGACATCCGGGTCGCCGAGTGGGCCCCCTGCGTCCAACAGGGCGTCGAACGCGGGGAGTTGCCACGGGGGACGGACGCCGAGGAGGTCGTACGAGCCGTGTCGGCACCGCTCTACTACGCCCTGCTCACCACCGGAACGCCCCCGACCCCCGCCGCCGCGGACCGTGCGGCACAGGCCGCCCACGCGGCCGCGACAGCCGGGGCCTACACACAGGGCTAACCCCCCAGCACCGCCCCCAACACCCGAGCAGCCCGCTCCACATCCGCGAACCCGACGTACAACGGCGTGAATCCGAACCGCAGCACGTCCGGGTGCCGGAAGTCGCCGACCACGCCCCGCGCGATCAGCTCCTTCATGACCTCCCCGGCGTCGTCGCACCGCAACGCGACCTGGCTGCCGCGCTCCGCGTGGGCCACCGGCGTCACCGACTCCACGCGTCCCGCGGGCACGTACGCGGCCACGCACTCCAGGAAGAAGTCGGTCAGGGCAAGGGACTTGGCCCGTACCGCCTCGATGGAGACACCGTCCCAGACCTCAAGTGCCGCCTCCAGGGCCAGCATCGACAGGATGTCCGGCGTACCGACGCGACCGCGCACGGCACCCGCCGCCGGTGCGTACGCGGGCCGCATGCCGAAGGGCTCCGCGTGCGAGTTCCAGCCGGGCAGCGGGGAGTCGAAACGGTCCTGAAGGCCGGACCGCACATACAGGTACGCCGGTGAACCCGGGCCGCCGTTCAGGTACTTGTAGGTGCAGCCGACCGCCAGGTCGACCCCGTGCTCGTCCAGCCCGACCGGCAGCGCGCCCGCGCTGTGGCACAGGTCCCAGACCGCCACCGCGCCCGCCGCGTGCACGGCGGCGGTCAGCGACGGCAGATCGTGCAGCCGGCCCGTGCGGTAGTCGACGTGGTTCAGCAGCACGGCCGCCGTGCGGTCGCCCAGTACTCCGGGCACCTCCGCCGGTGTCACCGGGATCAGCGTGCACCCGGTCATCCGCGCCGCCGACTCGGCGATGTACCCGTCCGTGGGGAAGGTCGTCGCGTCGACGACGATCTCGTCCCGGCCCGCGGAAGGCCCGCCGGTCATTCGTACCGCGCCCACAACTGCCTTGAAGACATTGACACTTGTCGAGTCGCCGACCACGATCTGCCCGGCCGCCGCGCCCACCAGCGGAGCGATCCGGTCGCCGATCCGCTCGGGCGCCGTCCACCAGCCGCTCTCGTCCCAGGACCGGATCCGCAGCTCGCCCCACTGGCGTCGTACGACATCCTCCACGCGCCCCGGGACGGCGGCCGGGAGCGCGCCGAGCGAGTTGCCGTCCAGGTAGACGACCTCGTCGAGCACGAACTTCCCGCGCACACCCGCCAGTTCGTCACCGGCGTCCAGTTTCCCGGCCCTCGTCGCGAACTCAGACATGCGACCGCGCCGTCCACAGCTCGGGGAACACGTTCTTCTGCGCCCGCTTCTCCAGCCACGCCACCCCGGCGGAGCCGCCCGTGCCCGCCTTGGCGCCCATCGCACGCCGGGTGGCCACCAGATGGTCGTTGCGCCAGCGCCACACCAGCTCGGCGACGTCCGTCAACGCCTCGCCCAACCGGGCGAGTTCAGCGCTGCCGTCCCCGGAGTAGAGGGCGGTCCAGACGGCCTCCACCTCCGCCGACGGCTCGTACCGCAGCGACACGTCACGCTCCAGCACGGCGGCCGGGATCGCGTGCCCGCGGCGCGCCAGCAGCCGCAGCACCTCGTCGTACAGGCTCGGCTCGTGCAGCGCCTTCTCCAGCTCGGCGTGCACGCGCGGGGCGCCCCGGTGCGGCACGAGCATGGACGCCGACTTCTCGCCGAGCAGGAACTCCATCCGCCGGTACATCGCCGACTGGAAGCCGGATCCCTCGCCCAGAGCGGCCCGGTACGAGTTGAACTGGGCCGGGGTGAGCTGGCCGAGCGGCCGCCAGGAGGCGTTCAGCGCCTCCAGTTCCCGTACGGAACGCTTCAGCGCGTCGACCGCGACGGGCACGTCGTCGGAGCGCAGCGCCCGGGCCGCGGTCTCCCACTCATGGACGATGACCGTGAACCACAGCTCCATCACCTGGGTCGTGACCAGGAAGACCATCTCTCCGGGATCGTCGGAGAGGGTGTGCTGGAGGTGGGTGAGCACGTCCGCCTTGACGTAGTCCTCGTACGGCGTCGTGCCTTCGAAGTCGAGATGCGGGGTCTCGGGCTCCTGCGTTTCGTGAGCCTCGTGGGACATCGCTGTCTCCTGTTGTGTACTCCGGGTAGCGGTCCGCCCCTGCCGTTACCGACACGGGGGCCCCGGTCCCCACCCGAATCCTCAGCCGTCACCCCCGAGGTGCGCAAGGCCCGACTGGATCACAGCCGGGCCCGCACCGGACAGAAGGCCTAGCCCAGCGTCTGTGCCGCCGTCGGCGAGGAGTCCTTCAGGAACTGCGAGCAGCGCTCGTACTCCTCCTGCTCACCGATCGACCCGGCGGCGCGGGCGAGGGCGTGCAGGGCGCGCAGGAAGCCGCGGTTGGGCTCGTGCTCCCAGGGGACCGGGCCGTGGCCCTTCCAGCCGCTGCGGCGCAGCGCGTCCAGGCCGCGGTGGTAGCCCGTACGGGCGTAGGCGTACGACTCCACGACGCTGCCCCGCTCGAAGGCCTCGTCGGCCAGCTGGGCCCAGGCCAGCGAGGAGGTGGGGTACTTCGCGGCGACGTCCGCGGGGGCCGTGCCGTTGGCCAGGAGCTCGCGGGGCTCCGGGTCGTCGGGGAGGTGGGTCGGGGGCGGGCCCCCGAGGAGGTTCTCGTGAATCGACATGAGGACAGTCTCTCTCGCCGGTTGTCTGCGGGCGCATTGTGGCTGGTCGCGCTCACGCGGCGGAGCCGCATATCGACGCAGCCCCGCGCCCCTGAAAGCCAAAAGCCCTCAGCCCAGCCGCCCCTTGGACCGCTCGCCTTCCAAGGGAGGCGCGGTGATCGAACCGTGTGTGATGCACTCCGGCCTTCTGCAATCCGGCGGCAGTGCCCGCACCGTCGTGAAGGCGACCGCCGCTCCCACGATCAGCACCCCCGCGCAGACCACCATCGCCCGCCCGAACGCGTCGTCGAAGGCGGCCGGTGTGCGGTACGCCTCCTCGCCCATCCCGGCGATCAGCGGGAGCGCGGCGACCGCGATGAGGCCGGCCGCGCGGGCCGCCGCGTTGTTGATGCCGCTGGCCAGGCCCGCCCGGGCCACGTCCACGGAGGCGAGGACGGTCGCGGTGAGCGGGGCGACCAGGGTGACCATGCCGAGGCCGAGTACCAGCAGGGCGGGCAGGACGTCGGCGAAGTAGTTCGCGTCCGGCCCGACCCTCAGCATCAGCAGCATCCCGAGCGCGCACAGCAGGGGCCCGACCGTGAGCGGGATGCGCGGGCCGATGCGGGCCGCCAGCTCGCCGGACCGGGCGGAGAACAGCAGCATCAACGCGGTCGTCGGCAGCAGGGCCGTACCGGCGCCGAGGGCCGAGTAACCGGCGACGACCTGGAGCTGGAGCGCGGCCAGGAAGAAGAAGCCGCCGAAGGCCGCGTAGACGCAGAGGGTGACCAGGTTGACGGCGGTGAACTGTCTCGACGCGAAGATCCCGAGCGGCATCATCGGGTCGGGACGCCGCTTCTCGACGTACACGAAGGCGACTCCGGCGAGCACGCCGAGCACCGCCGTGATCCAGTCCTCCTCGATCAGCGCGTACGTCACCAGCGCCAGCGCGAGCGCGCCCAGCAGGGCGCCCAGGACGTCGAAGCCGGTGTGCTTGCGGCCGTCGCCGGACTCGGGGACGTGCCGTACGGCGATCGGGGCGCACAGCAGCGCGACCGGGACGTTCAGCAGGAACACCCAGCGCCAGCCGGGCCCGTCCACCAGCCAGCCGCCCAGGAACGGCCCCACGGCCGCCCCGATGCCGCCGAAGCCGGACCACAGGCCGACCGCCCGCCCCCGGTCGTCGGGGTGGAAGGAGGCCTGGATGAGGGCCAGGGACCCGGGCGTGAGGAGCGCGCCGCCCACGCCTTGCAGCGCCCGCGCCCCGATGAGCACGCCGGCGTTCGGGGCGAGCCCGCACAGCAGGGAGGCCGCGGCGAACCACACCACACCTACGACGAAGATCTTCCGCCGCCCGTACCGGTCCCCCAGCGAGCCGCCGAGCAGGATCAGCCCGGCCAGCGTCAGCATGTACGCGTTGATCGTCCACTGGAGCGCGGCGAGGTCGGCGTCGAGATCCCGGCCGATCCGGGGAAGCGCCACGTTGACGACGGTCGAGTCCAGCATCGCCATGCTGGAGCCGAGCACGGTGGTGAGCAGGATCCACTTGCCCT
This DNA window, taken from Streptomyces sp. NBC_00663, encodes the following:
- a CDS encoding sensor histidine kinase, giving the protein MSRVGRVTETGIQHMARGWALRWLRALRDDLWTVRVDPLPPSVWMRWLPHGLLCLAAFGVTLGAVAQLGDQGSLRSSWAFLIGLAQGGAVVLAMWRPVAGWWLSMVATVVGALAVHGKLGGPAGGFTWPWTAAGIIAHLLVLLLLSLRVRTRAAVEALALTALVTYVLQGLWGGPDYTPTGVIAVVLSGIVVLLGAALRGRREAKAQLVEQTSLTAEERARRTLLEERSRIARELHDVVAHHMSVISIQAQVAPHLVENPSDELKENLEGIRENALEALTELRRVLGVLRSEHADTADPADGPGGGTGTGTGAAPHTPQPTLDRLDALVENTRAAGLTVRVDVAGERLPRPPGVELSAYRIVQEALSNVLRHAPGATATVRLVHHRHGVDVRVTNSPPTRPAPLSHGAGHGLLGMRERAAMLGGTLRAGPAPDGGFEVAAYLPTSPPWAGAPASSGSASTPSDTAPDSKDGSV
- a CDS encoding acyltransferase family protein: MREPTPHPTPHPTSHSAPRSARERIREGAARLDAATPADRDRAVDALRAFATLGVVLGHWLVTALVADGGALHTASPLQHMPWLAPISWAFQTLAVFFLVGGHVATRSYTSARARGTTYGAWLAARLSRLFKPVAAVLTLWTVAAAGLLLTGAEFGTVRTLVKLALSPMWFLMVFAALTAATPLLTRLSPLWPLAVVLHVDLIRFGLGGPDWLGWVNVAAGWLVPYTLGSAWTRGELERRRAGWILLTGGAVATAALVAWAGYPASMVGVPGAAVSNLNPPTLAAVTFGLAQCGLALLLRDRLRGAMRRPLVWAAVALVNLSAMTVFLWHQTALMATTAMGLLAGHLPGLHTVPDGLGWVAARLAWLPVFALALAVCWTAFRCYEQGGRRDVASRVVLRHRPAERTRSGEVERV
- a CDS encoding alpha/beta hydrolase, whose product is MSAQPAGSRAAGAARVGAGGTPPARASETPQPEPPPRRTHTWRRATLATLITTAVVLPLSAAARPEIPAPAPATLPHLTAATLDKAYAANRENAAEASRMAAAHGDTHRATADRALATPTRDLLHFDGRGEGQATEVFGDLAHADHIAVLVPGSDTSLDTYARFRADATALRRELNHTEPRTAVIAWLGYKTPDTISTTVTTTGRADQAAPHLRQFIRQLRGIVGPTPTVSLLCHSYGSVVCARAASHLDATDLVLLGSPGTGEDTATALHTRARVWAGRGTDDWVAEVPHIKTDLFGTTVGFGTDPMSPSFGASRFAAGDGGHSGYFDPGSVSLTNLARIVLGRTSEVTHA
- a CDS encoding alpha/beta hydrolase; translated protein: MPDDSAAARAAAEEESAFSHPPVDPDVSSAYGDHPDQVIDFYAPKGEIPAGALTPLVVVLHGGAWRAPYDRRHITPFADFLARRGFAVANVEYRRGALLPGQDASGGPVAGRWPDTFDDVAAAMDALPALVRAALPQADPRRTVVTGHSAGGHLALWAAARHMLPADSGWRVDRPPPLRGVVALAPIADFAVAEKLGVCGGAALQLLGGEEHFASRQSYADPALLLPTGIATTLVQGRTDDVVPQAVADAYADAAAKAGEVVGVTLLEDVGHFPLIDPAADACAVVVEELAQLAW
- a CDS encoding TetR/AcrR family transcriptional regulator yields the protein MSAEPGTVRPGGRTARVRAAVLQAAGDVLAEHGFAHLDLADVARRAEVGKTTVYRRWGSVTGLVADLLADMAEQSLPREETGTVLGDLRANARLVQRTLADPRQGALFRAVIAAATCDERTADALRRFYDIRVAEWAPCVQQGVERGELPRGTDAEEVVRAVSAPLYYALLTTGTPPTPAAADRAAQAAHAAATAGAYTQG
- the kynU gene encoding kynureninase; the encoded protein is MSEFATRAGKLDAGDELAGVRGKFVLDEVVYLDGNSLGALPAAVPGRVEDVVRRQWGELRIRSWDESGWWTAPERIGDRIAPLVGAAAGQIVVGDSTSVNVFKAVVGAVRMTGGPSAGRDEIVVDATTFPTDGYIAESAARMTGCTLIPVTPAEVPGVLGDRTAAVLLNHVDYRTGRLHDLPSLTAAVHAAGAVAVWDLCHSAGALPVGLDEHGVDLAVGCTYKYLNGGPGSPAYLYVRSGLQDRFDSPLPGWNSHAEPFGMRPAYAPAAGAVRGRVGTPDILSMLALEAALEVWDGVSIEAVRAKSLALTDFFLECVAAYVPAGRVESVTPVAHAERGSQVALRCDDAGEVMKELIARGVVGDFRHPDVLRFGFTPLYVGFADVERAARVLGAVLGG
- a CDS encoding tryptophan 2,3-dioxygenase family protein — encoded protein: MSHEAHETQEPETPHLDFEGTTPYEDYVKADVLTHLQHTLSDDPGEMVFLVTTQVMELWFTVIVHEWETAARALRSDDVPVAVDALKRSVRELEALNASWRPLGQLTPAQFNSYRAALGEGSGFQSAMYRRMEFLLGEKSASMLVPHRGAPRVHAELEKALHEPSLYDEVLRLLARRGHAIPAAVLERDVSLRYEPSAEVEAVWTALYSGDGSAELARLGEALTDVAELVWRWRNDHLVATRRAMGAKAGTGGSAGVAWLEKRAQKNVFPELWTARSHV
- a CDS encoding DUF3151 domain-containing protein; this encodes MSIHENLLGGPPPTHLPDDPEPRELLANGTAPADVAAKYPTSSLAWAQLADEAFERGSVVESYAYARTGYHRGLDALRRSGWKGHGPVPWEHEPNRGFLRALHALARAAGSIGEQEEYERCSQFLKDSSPTAAQTLG
- a CDS encoding MFS transporter — its product is MPDVRLASPQGKWILLTTVLGSSMAMLDSTVVNVALPRIGRDLDADLAALQWTINAYMLTLAGLILLGGSLGDRYGRRKIFVVGVVWFAAASLLCGLAPNAGVLIGARALQGVGGALLTPGSLALIQASFHPDDRGRAVGLWSGFGGIGAAVGPFLGGWLVDGPGWRWVFLLNVPVALLCAPIAVRHVPESGDGRKHTGFDVLGALLGALALALVTYALIEEDWITAVLGVLAGVAFVYVEKRRPDPMMPLGIFASRQFTAVNLVTLCVYAAFGGFFFLAALQLQVVAGYSALGAGTALLPTTALMLLFSARSGELAARIGPRIPLTVGPLLCALGMLLMLRVGPDANYFADVLPALLVLGLGMVTLVAPLTATVLASVDVARAGLASGINNAAARAAGLIAVAALPLIAGMGEEAYRTPAAFDDAFGRAMVVCAGVLIVGAAVAFTTVRALPPDCRRPECITHGSITAPPLEGERSKGRLG